Within the Pengzhenrongella sicca genome, the region CGTCTCTCATGCTGGACACGATTCTGCTGATAGCGAACAGCCTTCCGCTCGGGTCGAGCGCTCGGGTATATGCCGATCGGGCGAAGAGGGCGGGCGTTTGGCCCGGTAGGAGACGTTTGGGTGGATTCGGGTGGTCCCGAAACGGTCTGACTTGCCCCAAGTAGTGGACAAAGGTCCTTATGGGATTCTTCAGGCGTTTGGTACACATGTAGGTAGCACTTATGCATCGGGTGAGCCTTCGTGACCTTCGGAGACATCCGCACAGTCCGGAACCACCGGAGTGCACGTGTCCGTCACCGCATCCACCTGGAGACACCATGGCCGCATCGCCGAGCGAATCTGAGACCCTCCTCACCCCCTCCGAGGTTGCGGCGCTGTTTCGCGTCGATCCCAAGACCGTGACGCGCTGGGCGAAGTCCGGCAAGCTCTCGTCGATCCGCACCTTGGGTGGGCACCGGCGCTACCACGAGGTCGAGGTGCGGGACCTGTTGAACGGGATCCCGGTGCAGGGCACCGTCGACTGACGGCGACCCGCCCCGGACCGAGGTGAGCCGGCACGGCCGCCGGTGACCGCCAGGTCCGAAATCCGCTAGTCCGGCAGCGCCCCGGGGTCGAGAATGGGACGCGTGCCCCCAACCCCCGCGTCGACCCTGCCCGAGCCGGGTGCCGCGTACCGCGCCATCAGCGGGCGCGACCCCCGGTTCGACGGGCGCCTGTTCGTCGGCGTGCTCTCGACGGGCATCTACTGCCGTCCGTCCTGCCCCGCCCGGACCCCGCTGCCGCAGAACTGCCGGTTCTACCCGGCGGCGGCCGCCGCCGTCGCCGCCGGCTTCCGCGCCTGCCGGCGCTGCCGGCCGGATTCCCTGCCCGGCTCGCGCGAGTGGGACGCCCGAGGGGACCTCGCCGCCCGCGCGCTGCGCGCGATCGCCGACGGCGCGATCGACCGGTCGGGCGTCGGCGGGCTCGCGGACTCGCTGCACGTCAGCACGCGCCAGCTGCACCGCATCCTGGTGGCGGAGGTCGGGGCGTCCGCGCTTCAGCTCGCCCGCACCCGGCGCGCTCAGCTCGCCCGCATGCTCATCGACCAGACGGCGCTGTCGATGATCGACGTCGCGTTCGCGGCGGGCTTCGCGAGCCTGCGCCAGTTCAACGACGTGATGCGCGAGGAGTTCGGCGCGCCACCGTCGACGTTGCGGCGGTCCCCGGGCTCGCGGCCGGGGCGGGGGACGGCCGACCGCGCGCCCGTCGACACCGCCGAGCTGACGCTCCGGCTGCGGTACGTCGCGCCGTACGACGCCGCGGGCTGGCTCGCGCACGTCGTCGGCCGCGCGATCCCCGGGCTGGAGCGGGTGGACGACGAGCGCACGGTCACCCGGCTGCTGGCGGCGCCCGGCGGGCCGGCCCGCGTCACGATCGCGTTCGACCCGGGCGGCAAGATCGTCGCGCGGCTGGCCCTGGCGGACCTCGGCGACCTCGCCGGCGTCGTCGTGCGGATCCGGCGGTGGCTCGACCTGGATGCCGACCCGGGCCTCGTCGGGAGCGCGCTGTGCGCGGACCCGCTGCTCGGCCCGCTCGTGGCGCGCCGGCCCGGGCTGCGGATCCCCGGCACGACCGACCCGTTCGAGCTCGCGGTCCGGGCCGTGCTCGGGCAGCAGATCTCGGTCGCGGGGGCGCGGACGCTCGCCGGCCGGCTCGTCGCCGCGTACGGGGCGCCCGGGGTGGACGGGCTGCGGCTGTTCCCTGAGGCCGCGGTGCTCGCGGCCGCGGGGCCGGACGAGCTGCGCGGCATCGGGCTCACGGGAGCGCGGGCCGGCACGCTCGCGCGCCTCGCGGCCGCCGTCGCCGGCGGGCTGCCCCTGACGGTCGGGGCAGACCGCGCGCAGGTGCGCGCGGGCCTGCTCGCCCTGCCGGGCATCGGGCCGTGGACGGCCGACTACGTCGCGCTGCGCGCGCTCGGCGACCCGGACGTGTTCCCCGCGGGCGATCTCGTGCTCCGCAAGGCGCTCGCCGATCTCCCGGGCGGCGCCGGCCACCCGCTGGACATCGCCGCGGCCACGCGGCGCGCGGCCGCGTGGAGCCCGTGGCGCGGCTACGCGGCGCAGCACCTGTGGACGGCGTGGTCCGCCCGCG harbors:
- a CDS encoding BldC family transcriptional regulator encodes the protein MAASPSESETLLTPSEVAALFRVDPKTVTRWAKSGKLSSIRTLGGHRRYHEVEVRDLLNGIPVQGTVD
- a CDS encoding DNA-3-methyladenine glycosylase 2 family protein, encoding MPPTPASTLPEPGAAYRAISGRDPRFDGRLFVGVLSTGIYCRPSCPARTPLPQNCRFYPAAAAAVAAGFRACRRCRPDSLPGSREWDARGDLAARALRAIADGAIDRSGVGGLADSLHVSTRQLHRILVAEVGASALQLARTRRAQLARMLIDQTALSMIDVAFAAGFASLRQFNDVMREEFGAPPSTLRRSPGSRPGRGTADRAPVDTAELTLRLRYVAPYDAAGWLAHVVGRAIPGLERVDDERTVTRLLAAPGGPARVTIAFDPGGKIVARLALADLGDLAGVVVRIRRWLDLDADPGLVGSALCADPLLGPLVARRPGLRIPGTTDPFELAVRAVLGQQISVAGARTLAGRLVAAYGAPGVDGLRLFPEAAVLAAAGPDELRGIGLTGARAGTLARLAAAVAGGLPLTVGADRAQVRAGLLALPGIGPWTADYVALRALGDPDVFPAGDLVLRKALADLPGGAGHPLDIAAATRRAAAWSPWRGYAAQHLWTAWSARVAADAPVPA